Genomic DNA from Nonomuraea rubra:
GAGCCGCCGAGCCGTAGGTGACCGAGGTCGGGATAGAGGTAGAAGCCGCCCTGGGGCTCGGGGACGTCGGCCCCGGCCTCGACGAACCTCTCGTACACCGCCCGCGCGACCAGGCCGTGCAGCCGGCGGCTGCGGATGACGCGCTCGGTCAGCTCGGGCGGGTCGCCGAAGGCGTAGGCGGCGGCCTCCTGCACGGGCGCCGCGGGCGCCGACCAGATCTCGCTGGCCACGGCGAGCAGGCGGGTACGCAGCAGGTGGCCGCTCTCCGGCAGCCTGGCCACGCCGATCCGCCAGCCGCCCAGCGCCAGGCTCTTGCTCAGCCCGGTGGTGATGATCGTGCGCTCGGGCGCCAGATCGGCCGGCGAGGTGTACGGCAGAGCCGGGTCGTGCACGAGGTCCCGGTAGATCTCGTCGGAGATGATCGTCAGATCGAGCGCCCTGGCCACCTGCACCAGGCGGGCGACGGTGGCCGGCGAGGCCAGCCGTCCCGTCGGGTTGTCGGGCAGCGTCACCAGGATCGAGCTGACCGTCCTGCCCTGCGCCCTGGCCCTGACGACCTCGGCGGTCACCAGATCCGGATCCGGCACCCCGCCCTCTCCTGGTGGTGCGGGCACCAGGAGGGGACGCGAGCCGACCAGATCGGCCTGCGCGGCGTAGCTGACCCAGCTGGGCATGGGCAGGACGATGTCTCCGCCGATCGCCAGGAGCAGGCCGTACAGCAGCGACTTGCTGCCCGGTCCGCTGACGACCTGCTCGGGGTCGGTGACGAGCCCCCGTCGTGTCCAGTAGCCCGCTGCCGCGGCCCGAAGCCCGGACGCCCCCGCGACCGGCCCGTAGCCGTTGCGTTCCGAGGCGGCGGCCAGCCTGTCGCGCAGCGCCGGGTGGACGGGCAGACCGGCCTCACCGAAGGCCAGGTGCAGCACGCGTTCCCCGGCGCGTCGTCTTCGCTCGATGTCCTCATTCGCCGCCAGAGTGGCGGACAAGGTAACGGTCATGTTTGTCACGTTCCCAGGGTGGTTGGATGAAGGCATCAGCACAAGCGACCCTTTTTGTGGGTAGGCATAAGGAAGTCTGATGCTCGAATTGCGGCGGTTGGTCCTGATCTGCGAGTTCGCCAGGAAGGGAAGTATCGCGGCGACGGCCGAGTCGCTCGGCTACAGCCCGTCGGCGGTCTCCCAGCAACTGGCCGCGCTCGAACGCGAGACCGGCACGGCCCTGATCGACAGGACGGCGCGCAGCGCCGAGCTGACCGACGCGGGCCGGCGGCTGGTCCTGCATGCCGAGCGCATCCTTTCGATGGTGGAGGAGGCGGAGTCCGACCTGTCCGCGCACGCGGGCACGCCCGCGGGGCGCGTCGTGGTGACCGCCTTCCCGACGGCGGCGGTGGCGTTCGCGCCGGCGCTGGCCCGCTCGCTGCGCCGCCACACCGAGCTGACGCTCCGGCTGGGCCAGAGCAGGTCGGGGCGCGGCATGCGCGAGGTGCAGTCCGGCGAGGTCGACATCGCGCTCGTGGACGACTGGTACGGCGGCGTGCGCGACAGCGAGACCCTTCGCGTCTTCCCGCTGCTGCGCGACCCCCTCGTGCTGGTGGTGCCGCGCAAGCACCGCCTGGCCGACCCGGAGGTGCCGGTCGACCTGCGCGAGCTGCGCGACGAGCCGTGGATGGCCACGCCCGACGGCGAGCCCTCGCGGCTGGCGGTGGACCGTCTGCTGGTGGACGTGGGCGGCACCCGCCCGACGCCGTGGGAGTTCGAAGGACTGGGAACCATCCTCTCGCTGGTCGCCAAGGGCATCGGCATCGCGGCCGTGCCCGCGCTCGCGCTGGCCGCCGGGGTGCGCGGCCTGGCCGTGCGGCAGTTCCCCGGCAACCCCGTCGGGCGCGACGTGCACGCCGTGGCACGCGGCTCCAGCGTGCACCGGCCGTCGGTGTCGGTGACGCTGCGGGCCATCCACGTGGCCGCGCGTTACCTGGCGGCCGATCTGGACCCCGTGCGTCCCGCCGAGCGGACCCGCGACAGCGGGCCGGCCGGCGAGGAGCTGCTGCGCGATCCGGTGCGCTCGGCGAGCGACGTGGTGGGCCGCTCCTTCGGGGAGTGAAACCTCCGGTCCCGACGCGATAACGTCTGCGCCTATGGCGCCGACGTACGACATCGAGCAGCTCCTGCTCTCCCAGCCCAGCATCCGCACGGTCGCGGGTGTCGACGAGGTGGGCCGCGGCGCGTGGGCCGGGCCCGTCACGGTCTGCGCGGTCGTCACCGACCTGAGCGAGCCGCCGGCCGGGCTGACCGACTCCAAGCAGGTCTCCGAGGCCAAGCGGGGGCCGCTGGCCGCCGAGCTGGCCACGTGGGCGGCCGGCATCGGCTTCGGCGAGGCCACTCACCAGGAGGTCGACACGCTCGGCATGACCGAGGCGCTGCGCAGGGCCGCGCGCAGGGCGCTGGAGTCGCTCCCCGTCCGGCCCGACGCGGTGATCCTCGACGGCAAGCACGACTACATCGGCGCGCCGTGGCCGGTGCGGCTGGAGGTCAAGGGCGACGCGGCGAGCATCTCGGTGGCCGCCGCCTCCGTGCTGGCCAAGGTGCGGCGCGATGCGTACATGGCGACGATCGGCTGCGAGGAGTACGGCTTCGCGGAGAACGCCGGATACCCGTCGCCCGTGCATCAGGAGGCGCTCGCCCGGCTGGGGCCGACCCCACATCACCGGCTTTCATGGTCATACCTTGACGATCTGCCCCAATGGCGGCATCTCAAGCATCACCGTGATCCGCTGGCGTGCGAGGGGCAGGAAACTCTTTTCGCCTAGTCCGGTCAAGGGCCGCGCGTGACGGCCGCGAGCCCGCCGGGGATCGGTCATCATACGGGGAATGCGGATCGGGATCTTTGTCGTCGCCGGGCTGTTCCCCGGGCAGGAGCCTGGGCGGGTGCTCACGAACGCGGTCGAGTGGATCGTCGCGGCCGAGGAGGCCGGGTTCGACGACGCGTGGATCGCCGAGCACCACTTCATGCCGTACGGCGTGTGCCCGTCGCCCGCGACGCTGGCCGCGGTCGCGATAGGCAGGACCACGCGCATCGGGCTCGGCACGGCCGTGAGCGTGCTGTCCACGCAGCACCCGGTGGCGCTGGCCGAGCAGGCCGCCATGTTGCACCACCTGTCCGGCGGGCGGTTCACGCTCGGCGTCGGCAGGGGCGGGCCGTGGGTGGACCTGGAGGTGTTCGGGACCGGGCTGGAGCGGTACGAGCACGGCTTCGCCGAATCGCTCGACCTGCTGGTCGAGGCCCTGTCGGGCGGGCCCGTGTCGGCCGACGGGGAGTTCTTCCGCTTCCGGGAGGTGCCGATGGTGCCGCCGGCGCGGATGCGGCCGGTGGTCGCGTGCACCTCCGAGGGGACGGTCGAGCTGGCCGCCGCGCGCGGGCTGCCCATGCTGCTGGGGCTGCACATCGGGGACGACGACAAGGCCGCCCTGGTCAAGCGGTACGGCGGCGGGACGGGGGCCGGGCACGTGGCGGCGGGGCTGGCGTACGTGGCCGACTCGACGGAGGAGGCGGTACGCGAGCTGAAGGCGGCGATGCCCGCCTGGCTGGGGCCCGGGCTGGCCGGGTACGTGCCGGTGGACGATCGGCCGCGCAAGGTGCGGGACGCCGATGAGTACGTGGACCTGCTGACGAGGATCCACCCGGTGGGGTCCGCCGCGCACTGTGCCGAGACGTTGCTGCGTACGGCGGAGAACACCGGGATCGAGCACTTCGTCCTGCTCGTGGAGGGGCTGGGGGAGCACGAGCGGACGCTGGCGAACATCAGGAGGTTCGGCGCCGAGGTGCTGCCCCTGCTGCGCTGATCGCGCCGAGGGTGAGCCGGGCTCGCGCCCGGCTCACCGGACGGAGGCTCAGCAGTCGACGAGCTCCGGCTTCTGGTTGAGGATCTGAGCGCGCGGGGTGACGAAGTCGGCCAGCGCCTTCGTCGCCGCCGGGTCGAAGACGGCCACCCGGTGGCAGTTCTGGAAGGCCAGGCGCACACCGTAGTGGCGCTCCAGCGCGCCACGCATGGAGTCGCTCGCCAGGCAGCGCAGGAGCTGGCCGCGGGCCTCCTCGGACGGCGGCGGCACCTCGTTGTCGGCGAACTCGGCCCCGCTGTGCTCACGCTGCTTGACCAGCTCGCTGATCAGCGACCACGCGTAGGGCAGTGAGTCGCGGACGCAGGCGAGGAACGCCGCGTCGTCCACCTCACCGGCTCTGGCCTGGTCGAGCAGATCGTTCGGAACGGTCAGCGACATGCTGTCTCCTCTCGAAGGGGGTTCACCTTGACGCTAGGTCACCGGAGTGAAGCGCTCCAGGATCCTTGCGGGAACAGTCGTGTGTGCTTGACAACCTCGTCAGGGCCCGTACACGAAGCCGGGGTCGACCTGCTCGGCGAGGTCGGCGCCGGTGCGCTCGTTGGCCCACGCGCGGGCGTTGCGCAGGTGGAACTCCACGGTCTGGCGGCCGAAGCGGGCCCAGTCCTTCTCCTGCTCGTCGAGGGTCTTGCGGAGCAGCGCCAGCGCGTCGGAGTTGGCCGGCTCCAGGTCGTCGAGCGTGAAGTGGCGGCCCTGCTCCATGGCGCGGACGGCCGCCGAGTGCTCCATCCAGGTGAGCAGGTCGTCGCCCACGTGCTCGCGCAGGAAGTCGACGTCGGACTGGCCGTGCACCTTGTTGCCGACCACCGCCAGGGCCACGTCGTATCTGGCGGCGTACTCGCGGTACTGCCGGTAGACGCTGACGCCCTGCCGGGTGGGCTCGGCCACCAGGAACGTCAGGTCGAAGCGGGTGAACAGGCCGGAAGCGAAGGAGTCGGCTCCGGCGGTCATGTCGACCACGACGTACTCGCCGTGGCCGTCGATCAGGTGGTTGAGCAGCAGCTCCACCGCGCCGACCTTCGAGTGGTAGCAGGCGACGCCCAGGTCGTCCTCGCTGAACGGGCCCGTGGCGAGCAGGCGGAGGCCGTCGGGGGTGGTCAGGCCGTACGGGTCGGTGGCCAGGTCCTCGAAGCGCAGGAGCGTGGAGCCGCTGCCGGGCGGGGTGGTCTTGACCATGACGTCGGCCGACGGGATGCGGGGGTTGGTGCCGCGCAGGCGGTCCTTGATCTCGGTCAGGTGGGCGCCGAGGGGCTCCGGCTGCCTGTCCAGGCCGAGCACCAGGGCCAGGTGCTGGTTGATGTCGGCGTCCATGGCCACCACGGGGGCGCCCTGGGCTGCCACGTGCCTGGCGAACAGGGCCGACATCGTCGTCTTGCCGCTGCCGCCCTTTCCGACGAACGCCACTCTCACGGTCTGCTCCTGGTGAGGATGAAAATCGTTTCCGTTCGGGACGGTCACCATCATGCCACAGCCCGCGTTCGGCCGGGGCTGTTTCGATCCGTGGGAGTTGGAGAGGCGCGGTCAGGCGCAGGTGGCGTCCAGGTTGACCGGAGTGTCGGCGCCAGGGGTGGTGGACGGGCTGTGGGCCGGGGCGGTCTTGGTGGAGGCGGGCTCCTCCAGGGAGTCGGAGACCTTGCGGCGGATGAGGTACCAGTCCGGGTCGGCGGTGTTGATCAGCGGCGGGACGAAGTTGAGGCTGCGCAGCTTGGCGTTCTTCACCTTCTGGGACAGGTCCACGACCGCGGGCAGCAGGTCCTGCGGCAGGTCGGTGGAGATGGCGCGCTTGGTGGCGGCGGCCAGGCGTTCGAAGCTGTTGAGCACGGTGATCGGGTCCGCCTGCTTGGCCACGGCGTTGAGCAGGCATTTCTGGCGTCCCATGCGCACGTAGTCGTCGCTGTCGGTGCGCGAGCGGCCGTACCAGAGGGCTTCCTCGCCGGACAGCTTGCGGGTGCCGGCGGGCAGGAGGCCCTCGCGGCGGCGGCCGTACACGATGGGCTCCTTGATGGTGACCTGGACGCCGCCCATCGCGTCGATGATCTCCGCGAAGCCCTTCATGTCGACCATGGCGTAGTAGCTCACGGGGATGCCGAGGATGTCGGAGACGGTCTGCTTGATGAGGGTGGGGCCGCGCCGGCCCTTCTCCGCGCCGGGCACCAGCTCCGGGTGGTCCTCGGCGTACTGGAAGACCTCGTTGAGCAGGCCGGGGGTGTCGGGGCCGCCGCCGGTGAAGCCGAACGGGAAGAGCTCCCTGGCCGGGCCCTCGGGGAGCTGGACCTGCTGGAGGTTGCGCGGCAGGCCGAACAGGACGGTGTCGCCCGTCTGCACGTCCACGCTGGCCACGGTCATGCTGTCGGTGCGCACGCCCGGCCGGCTCGGCGCCGAGTCGCCGCCGAGGAGCAGGAAGTTCACCCGCTCGGCCCCGTTCCAGGGGTCCTGCGACAGGACGGGGGTGGCGGTGTTGGTGGGGGAGAACAGGGTGTTGACGACGTCCCGCGACAGGTACGCCAGCCGTGTCGCGTACACCGTGGGCGCCAGGACGAGCGCGCACAGCGCGATGGCCAGGGTGGTGGTCAGGAAGCGGCCGACGGTGTCGGCGCGGGCGGGGCGCACCAGCAGGAACGACCAGATGATCACCCCGGTCCACAGCAGCGCAATCGCCACCAGCGACACCGTGAGCCAGATGAGCCAGCGGGGCTGGACGGCCAGCGACAGGAGGTGGGTGCTGAAGGCGGTGAAGACGGTCAGCGCGGCGGCCAGCATCACCACGTAGGCGGCCATGAGCGCCAGGCCGGTCTTGCGGCGCTCCGCGGCCAGGTGCGCGACGCCCCACAACAGGGCCGAGGCCAGCGTGAGCGCGATGCTCGCCCCCAGGCCGAAACGTCGATCTTCTCCCGTCATGCCTGGTCGAACCCCCATTGTGTACCCATCCACGTGACCCTAGTCAGGTGATGTGCGTGATAGGCGGTACGTAAGGGAATGCTTCGGTCAAATGCCCGTCAAGACCACCTTGAGATATGACGTGAATGTGAGCAAGCGACACGGCAGCTACGGGTTCGACGCGCCCTGGGCGCCGCCCGGTCTGGTCCTCGGCGCGATCGTGCTGGCGGGCCTGGCGGCGGTCTCCTTCGCGCTCGACATCCTCGCCGCCGGTCTCGCGTTCCTGTTCGGCGCGCTCTACACGCTGGCCAGCGCGGCGAGCTACCTCTACACGACGCGGCGCGGCAAGTTCGCGGTCTGGGCGGCGGAGCTCCAGCGGCTGCGCGGCGACGAGCGGCTGCTCGACCTGGGCTGCGGCAGGGGAGCGGTGCTGCTGCTCGCGGCAGGGCTGCTGGGCAAGGGCCGGGCGACCGGCGTCGACCTGGGCCGCACCGAGTCGGTGACCAGGGCGAACGCCGAGGCGGAAGGGGTCTCGGACCGGGTGGAGCTGGTCACCGGTGACCTGCGGGACCTGCCGTTCGGCGACGAGGCGTTCGACGTGGTGGTGTCGAGCCAGGCCCTGCACGATCTCCGCGCCGCCGAGGGGCGCGAGCAGGCCGTGCGGGAGGCGTACCGGGTGCTGCGGCCGGGCGGGCTGATGCTGATCGCCGACTTCCGGCACACCCCCGCCTACGAGGAGACGCTGCGCCGGCTCGGCGTGGTGGACGTGCGGCGGCGGGACGCGGGCTGGCGGTTCTGGTACGGCGGCCCCTGGTTCGCCACCTGGATCCTGGAGGCCAGAAAGCCCGCCGGGTAGCGGGTTGTAAGCGTTTGCCCGCCGCTCGCCGGGTATCCGAAGGAGCCTATGAGCGACGTGGAAACCGGCACCGTCACCACCAAGGTGCCCGCGCGGCTGGACCGGCTCCCGTGGTCACGCTGGCACTGGATGATCGTCATCGGGCTCGGCACCGTCTGGATCCTCGACGGGCTCGAGGTCACCATCGTCGGGAACCTGTCGGCGCAGCTCGCCAAGCCGGGCAGCGGCCTGGACATCACCCAGGCGCAGGTCGCCGGTGTGGCCGCGGCGCTCTACGTGGCCGGAGCCTGCTCGGGGGCGCTGTTCTTCGGCTGGCTGACCGACCGGTTCGGCAGGAAGAAGCTGTTCATCATCACGCTGGTCGTGTACCTGGTGGCGACGCTGCTGACCGCGTTCTCGTTCAGCGCGTGGTGGTTCTTCCTGTTCAGGTTCATGACCGGGTTCGGGATCGGCGGCGAGTACGCCGCCATCAACTCCGCCATCGACGAGCTCATCCCGAGCCGGCACCGGGGGCGCATCGACATCATCATCAACGGCAGCTACTGGCTCGGCGCGGCGGGCGGCGCGCTGCTGACCGTGCCGCTGCTGAACGATCTGCCGGTCAACATCGGCTGGCGGGTCGCGTTCGGCCTGGGCGTGGTGCTGGGCCTGGCCATCCTCCTCGTACGGCGGCACGTGCCGGAGAGCCCGCGCTGGCTGTTCATCCACGGCAGGGACCGCGAGGCCGAGCGGCTGGTGGACGACATCGAGGACCAGGTCGGCAGGGACCGCCTGGCGGAGCCCGAGCAGTCGATCACCATTCACCAGCGCAAGTCGATCGGGTTCGTCCGGATCGCGCACACGATGGTGGCCCTCTACCCCAAGCGCACGGTGCTGGGGCTCTCGCTCTTCATCGGGCAGGCGTTCCTCTACAACGCGATCACCTTCGGGTACGCGCAGATCCTGTCCACGTTCTTCCAGATCGACACGCACACGGGCTACTACTTCGCCGTCATCGCGATCGGGAACTTCCTCGGCCCCCTGCTGCTCGGCCACCTCTTCGACACCGTGGGCAGGATCCCCATGATCTCGGCCACGTACATCGGGTCCGGGCTGCTCCTGCTGGGCACGGCCTGGCTGTTCAACCAGGGCCTGCTCACCGCGGTCACGCTGACCGCGTGCTGGTCGGTCGTGCTGTTCGTGGCCTCGGCCGGGGCCAGCTCGGCCTATCTGACGGTCAGCGAGATCTTCCCGATGGAGACCCGGGCGATGGCCATCGCGTTCTTCTTCGCGATCGGCACGGCGGCAGGCGGCATCGCGGGGCCGCTGGTGTTCTCCTCGCTGGTGGAGAGCGGGGTGCCAGGGGACACGGCGCTCGCGTTCAGCATCGGCGCGATCATCATGATCGTGGCCGGGCTGGTCGAGCTGATCCTCGGGGTCAAGGCCGAGCGCAAGGGACTGGAGGCCATCGCGGCCCCGCTCTCCACCGCGAGCAGTGCCTCATGAGAGGGGCCGCCACATGACGGGGAACACCCGCGGGCTGTCGGACAGGTACAGGTGTGGCACGTCCACGAACACCCGCATCGGTCCCCGTTCCACCTCCAGTTTCGCGGCCATCGCCGCGTGCACGTCGGCGAGCGGCAGGTAGTTGAGGTAGCTGGTGTAGGCGTTCTGGGAGCGGAAGGTCGCCGTCATGACGAGCGCGCGTTCCCTGACCCGGAACGCCAGCCCGACCAGGCACGGCACCGCGTCATACCCCTCGCCGGGCGCGGTCAGCGAGATCCACGCGCTCTTGCTGTACGGCTTGACCCGCAGCAGGTCCGCCGCCCATCCGAGCTGGCCGCCGATCCTCGCCCCGTAGCTGTACTTGAACGGCGGCACCACCGTCTGCTCGCTGAACTTCCTGCGGTAGAGCGCCAGCCGGTCCGTGTCGCCGTACCGCGCGATGATCGGGTCGTCCCCGCTGACCCGCGCGATCTCGAACAACACGGACGGCGCCTCGATGACCGGACCCCGATCGTCGTCGGCGAGAGTGCCCGCCGACCATACATGGCGCATCAATCTGATCCACGCCTCCCCACACGACGCCCATTCTGCTGGGCCGGGCATTTATCCCTCCATATTGGAAATGCGGTACGGGTTGCGAGGAAGCCGGCGCCGTCTGCTGACGTTGCAGCGGACGTAGTAGACGCCGTAGTGCACCAGCGCGACGAGCAGGATGCCGGTCACGAGCAGGAGCAGGTTCGGCTCCTGCCCGCTGAGGCCGGTGACGCCGACGGTCAGGTAGGTCGAGTTGACCGTGGCGAGCACCATGACGTTGACACCCGGCCAGGCGAGCGGTGCGTAGGTCTCGGGGAAGCGCGGATCGACCGGCAGGTTAGGGCTCCAGTCGAGGTCGTCCCTGAGTTTCGTGGAGTACAGCAGCCGGAAGTTGTTGATCGCGCGGGCGGTGCGGGCGTGCGCGTTGACGGCCTCGATGAGGCGCAGGTACGGCAGCACGCTCAGCACGCCGAACGCGACGACCAGGGCGAACAGGTACCACGGCACGGCCTGCCACCTGGTGAGGCTCTGCGGGTCGACCACCTTGGCGCTGGCCAGCGCGATGGCGGCGAAGAACGGCCCCGACAGCAGGCTCAGGGAGAGCCTGGTCATCTTCAGCCGCTCCTCCTTGGCGGCGAGGTGGACGGCGTAGACACCGTTGAAGTCCACCGCGGCAAGCTGGAGGAACTGGCTCGGCGCCAGGTCGTCCTCCTGGACCATGCGCTGGGGGCTCTTCCTCATGAGCGCGCTCCTGGTTGCTGTAGCTCCAGTATGAGCGCATTTTTCGGGAATGGGCCGAGATTCCTACCAATTGTTCCAACAAATCTCAACTCACCGAAGTCAGGTGAGTCAAGCGCTCCGCATGGTCGATGTACGCCGACGGGAGACCGTACAGCAGGCCGGCCATCTCGCGGTCGTGGATCACCGGCAGGGCGGCCACCGCGTCGGCCGCCAGGCCCCGGCAGTACGCGATCGTCTCGGCCGTCATGCGGCTCGCCCGCACCCTGCGCAGCACCTCCGCCACCTGCTCGTCGGTGATGCCTCTGCCGGGCAGCTCGCCCAGGTCGAGGCCCGACATGAGCAGGGGCAGGCTGTAGACGCCCTGCCGCAGGTCGTTCCCCGCCGGCTTGCCGAGCTGCTCGCTGGTGGCGGTCAGGTCCAGCAGGTCGTCCAGCACCTGGAAGATCAGGCCGAACTTCTCCCCGTACGTCGCCATCCGCGCCCTGTCCTCGGCCGGCGCGTGCGCGCACACCGCCGCCATCAGGCAACCCGCCCGGAAGAGCGCGGCCGTCTTGCCGGTGATGGATCTCAGGGCGCTCTCCCGCGTACGCGCCGCGTCGAACAGGGTGGCGGTCTCCAGGAACTGGCCCTCCGCCAGCTCCACCACCGTCGCCGCCAGCACCTCCGCCACCGGCCTCGACACGTGCGTGATCGCCGCCAGCCCGGCCCTGGCCAGCATGAAGTCCCCGATCACCAGCGCCTTGCCGTCGCCCAGCTCGGCGTTGAGCGTCCTGGCGCCCCGGCGTTCCGTGGCCCCGTCCATCAGGTCGTCGTGCACCAGCGAGCCGGCGTGGACGAGCTCGACGCAGGCGGCGGCCGTGATCACGCGGCGGTCGGGGGTCTTGCCGAGGGCGAGCGAGGTGGCCAGCGTCATGGCCGGACGCAGGCGCTTGCCGCCCGCCGAGACGACGCGTCCGGCGCCCGCGTTGATGGCGGGCAGCGCGGACGAGCCGCTCAGCCGCCGGATCCTGGCTTCCACCTTGGCCAGCCCGGCGGCGATGGCCGGGTTGCGCAGTAGTTGATCCATGCCGTCCAGCCTGCGTCCCGGCCGCTGTGCCGCACCTGAGAAACGCTGAGGGGTCTCTCAGCGTGCCCTTCGGCGGGTGCGGACATTCACCGCCGTTCGGGCTCCCGGTGCTCGGGTGAGCTCGCACCGGCCGTCCGCGCACTGCCGTCGTAACCGGCCCAGCGAGACGGTCTGCACCAGGCCGATCGCCCAGCACGTCGGGCAGCCGCGCAGGGCGAGCAGGCCGAGCGGGGCGAGCACCAGGCTCACCAGGCCGAACACCGGGATCAGCGCCACCGAGCCGATCAGCGCGCCGAACCCGGCCACGCCGCGCAGCAGGTGCCGCGGCAGGGACGCGCTCGCGAAGCTCCGGCCCTCAGCCATCCTGGCCTCCCGGGGATGCGCTCTCCAGCGAGCGGTGCACCGCCGCGCGGGCGCGGTGCAGCCGCGACTTCATGGCCGCGACGCTGAGGCCCAGCGCCCCGGCCACCATCCGGCCGCTCAGCCCCTGGATGTCGCGCATGATCAGCACGTTCCGCTGGTCGGCGGGGAGCGCGGCGACGGCCGCCGCCACCCTGTCGGCCTCCAGCCGCCGGATGACCTCGTCCTCGGCCGACCGCTCCCGCGTCTCGCCGGCCAGAGCGGACGGCTGCCGCAGCGACAGGCGGGCCCGGCGCAGGCACTCGTTGCGCACGATGCGGAACATCCACGACGCCAGCGCGCCCGTGGCCCGCAACGTGCCGATCTTCCGGTACAGGATGATCAGTGCCTCCTGCGCGGCGTCCTCCGCGTCCTCGGGCGTGGCGCACAACGTGCGGGCGAAGCGGCGTACGTGCGGATGCGAGCCGGACACCAGCGCGGAGATCGACTCGACGTCGCCCCGCTGCGCCGCGACGATCAGCCGCTCGCCCGGCCAGGCGGTCTCACCCACGCGAACGCCCCCTCCTGCGCAGCGCCACGACGCAGGCGCAGACGAGCACGGCCGCGACGGCGACGGCGGCGACGATGGCGGTAACTGACACGACAACCTCCCTGTGTTCCGATTCAGCACTTATGAGAGGCGCCCACCGTCGCGGAGGATTCGCCTGAGGGGATCCTTGATTTCAGTGAACTATCCCTGAGGAGTGCATCGCGTGACCGCATCATCCGGCCAGGTCCTCTACGTCGTCGTCAGCGCCGCGGAAACGGCGGCCGAGGTCGGCCGGCTCGTCACCCTGGCCCAGGCCGAGGGGTGGGTCGTGCAGCTCGTGGCCACCCCGTCCGCGCTGGACTTCATCGACGCGGCCGAGCTGGAACGCCAGACGGGACGGCCCGTACGCACCCGCTACCGCAAGCCGCACGAGCCGAAACCGCCCAGGGCCGACGCCATGATCGTGGCGCCCGCCACGTTCAACACGATCAACAAGTTCGCCCAGGGCATCACCGACACCTACGCCCTGGGAGTGCTGGCGGAGGCGCCCGGGCTGGGCATCCCGGTGGTCGTGCTGCCGTTCGTCAACGACGCGCTGGCCTCGCGGACGCCGTATCGCCGCAGTATCGAGGACCTGCGTGCCGACGGGGTCCGGGTGGTGCTGGACCCGGGGGACGACCCGTGGGCGCGGGCGCTGGCGGAGCTGGGCGTCAGGCCGTCCAGGCGGCGATGAGGTCCTCGGGGCGCCAGAGCCCGTCCAGGGAAAGGCCGGGCTCCGCGCCCGCCCTCGATGCGGCGATTTTCGGCGTGTCGAGGGCGGCCCCCGGTACGAAGGGGGCGTCGCGGACGAGTTCGTCGTAGTCGTGGCGGTCGAACGGGCGGTTGTCGAGCCACTCGATCGATCCCACGAAGTAGATGTGCCCGGCGACCGGCCCCTTGGCAAGCGCTCGCAGCGCCTCGTTCCAGTCCTGCGGGCGGGTGCCACGAACCAGCTCGGCGCCGGGGAGAGCGGCGCAGGCGACGGCTTGCACGAAATCATGGCGCTCGGCGGCGGGGGCACGGCCACGGGAGGCCTGGAAGACAACATACGGAAGCCCCGAGCGATCGCAGAACTCCTGGACCAGGCGGGATTTTCCGACGCGCCGCTCAGCTCAACATAGTGGGGCGCTTACTAAGACTCTTTCTTACTTAGATCCAGTCTTACTTGGCCCGGTTGCGTCTGACACCGTGTGAGGCCCTATGCCAGGATGTGCCGACTTCGGAGGAGGTACATCGTGGGAATGGCCGAGCGGGTCGATGCGGTCCTGCGCGGGGGCGAGGCGCCTCACGTGCACGGGCTCGTGGTGGTGCGCGGCGGGGAGGTCGTGCTGGAGCGGTACGGCGCCGGCGACGATCACGCGCTGAACGTGCCGCTCGGGCACGTGGAGTTCGACCGGGACACGCTGCACGACCTCAGGTCCGTGTCCAAGAGCGTGGTGGCCCTCGTGTACGGCATCGCGCTGGGCGAGGGGCTGGTGCCGGAGCCGGGGGCGCCGCTGATGCGGCAGTTCCCCGAGTACGGGATCCAGGGGCGGGAACATCTCA
This window encodes:
- a CDS encoding pyridoxal phosphate-dependent aminotransferase, which gives rise to MTVTLSATLAANEDIERRRRAGERVLHLAFGEAGLPVHPALRDRLAAASERNGYGPVAGASGLRAAAAGYWTRRGLVTDPEQVVSGPGSKSLLYGLLLAIGGDIVLPMPSWVSYAAQADLVGSRPLLVPAPPGEGGVPDPDLVTAEVVRARAQGRTVSSILVTLPDNPTGRLASPATVARLVQVARALDLTIISDEIYRDLVHDPALPYTSPADLAPERTIITTGLSKSLALGGWRIGVARLPESGHLLRTRLLAVASEIWSAPAAPVQEAAAYAFGDPPELTERVIRSRRLHGLVARAVYERFVEAGADVPEPQGGFYLYPDLGHLRLGGSAEITKLLLEEHGIGVLPGHAFGDDPSAARVRVAVSLLYGDSPDERLTALNSPDPLRLPWIADNLDFLSTGLRELSASHRGVAPGPRRALVPAPCAG
- a CDS encoding LysR family transcriptional regulator — encoded protein: MLELRRLVLICEFARKGSIAATAESLGYSPSAVSQQLAALERETGTALIDRTARSAELTDAGRRLVLHAERILSMVEEAESDLSAHAGTPAGRVVVTAFPTAAVAFAPALARSLRRHTELTLRLGQSRSGRGMREVQSGEVDIALVDDWYGGVRDSETLRVFPLLRDPLVLVVPRKHRLADPEVPVDLRELRDEPWMATPDGEPSRLAVDRLLVDVGGTRPTPWEFEGLGTILSLVAKGIGIAAVPALALAAGVRGLAVRQFPGNPVGRDVHAVARGSSVHRPSVSVTLRAIHVAARYLAADLDPVRPAERTRDSGPAGEELLRDPVRSASDVVGRSFGE
- a CDS encoding ribonuclease HII — encoded protein: MAPTYDIEQLLLSQPSIRTVAGVDEVGRGAWAGPVTVCAVVTDLSEPPAGLTDSKQVSEAKRGPLAAELATWAAGIGFGEATHQEVDTLGMTEALRRAARRALESLPVRPDAVILDGKHDYIGAPWPVRLEVKGDAASISVAAASVLAKVRRDAYMATIGCEEYGFAENAGYPSPVHQEALARLGPTPHHRLSWSYLDDLPQWRHLKHHRDPLACEGQETLFA
- a CDS encoding LLM class flavin-dependent oxidoreductase yields the protein MRIGIFVVAGLFPGQEPGRVLTNAVEWIVAAEEAGFDDAWIAEHHFMPYGVCPSPATLAAVAIGRTTRIGLGTAVSVLSTQHPVALAEQAAMLHHLSGGRFTLGVGRGGPWVDLEVFGTGLERYEHGFAESLDLLVEALSGGPVSADGEFFRFREVPMVPPARMRPVVACTSEGTVELAAARGLPMLLGLHIGDDDKAALVKRYGGGTGAGHVAAGLAYVADSTEEAVRELKAAMPAWLGPGLAGYVPVDDRPRKVRDADEYVDLLTRIHPVGSAAHCAETLLRTAENTGIEHFVLLVEGLGEHERTLANIRRFGAEVLPLLR
- a CDS encoding SCO5389 family protein, yielding MSLTVPNDLLDQARAGEVDDAAFLACVRDSLPYAWSLISELVKQREHSGAEFADNEVPPPSEEARGQLLRCLASDSMRGALERHYGVRLAFQNCHRVAVFDPAATKALADFVTPRAQILNQKPELVDC
- a CDS encoding ATP-binding protein codes for the protein MRVAFVGKGGSGKTTMSALFARHVAAQGAPVVAMDADINQHLALVLGLDRQPEPLGAHLTEIKDRLRGTNPRIPSADVMVKTTPPGSGSTLLRFEDLATDPYGLTTPDGLRLLATGPFSEDDLGVACYHSKVGAVELLLNHLIDGHGEYVVVDMTAGADSFASGLFTRFDLTFLVAEPTRQGVSVYRQYREYAARYDVALAVVGNKVHGQSDVDFLREHVGDDLLTWMEHSAAVRAMEQGRHFTLDDLEPANSDALALLRKTLDEQEKDWARFGRQTVEFHLRNARAWANERTGADLAEQVDPGFVYGP